A stretch of Aeromicrobium tamlense DNA encodes these proteins:
- a CDS encoding DsbA family protein, translated as MTNDRQARAARAEQMRKEREKAERKQRNKITVAIVAIVVVLIAAAGWGIKSLSDSNEKNTEVIEPKNLTESGVDFPATGGDVDNADAPLVEVFEDFLCPACGSFEQLSGQFLQDQAASGAIRLRFMPFSFLHNQSTNDYSRRATNVAMCAVDQDGPEAFWKVHNALYANQPSEGGAGPENAALIDLAEEAGVTGIDDCVRTERFVPWIDDVKDTFTDERDISGTPTVHIDGKNSEARTPQELQAAITEASKS; from the coding sequence GTGACGAACGACCGCCAGGCCCGCGCCGCCCGCGCCGAGCAGATGCGCAAGGAGCGCGAGAAGGCCGAGCGCAAGCAGCGCAACAAGATCACCGTCGCGATCGTCGCGATCGTGGTCGTGCTGATCGCCGCGGCCGGCTGGGGCATCAAGTCCCTCTCCGACTCCAACGAGAAGAACACCGAGGTCATCGAGCCGAAGAACCTCACCGAGAGCGGCGTCGACTTCCCGGCGACCGGTGGCGACGTCGACAACGCGGACGCGCCGCTCGTCGAGGTCTTCGAGGACTTCCTGTGCCCCGCGTGCGGCTCGTTCGAGCAGCTGAGCGGCCAGTTCCTGCAGGACCAGGCCGCGTCGGGCGCGATCCGCCTGCGCTTCATGCCGTTCTCGTTCCTGCACAACCAGAGCACCAACGACTACTCGCGCCGCGCCACCAACGTGGCGATGTGCGCCGTCGACCAGGACGGCCCCGAGGCCTTCTGGAAGGTCCACAACGCGCTGTACGCGAACCAGCCCTCCGAGGGTGGCGCCGGTCCCGAGAACGCCGCACTGATCGACCTGGCCGAGGAGGCCGGCGTCACGGGCATCGACGACTGCGTCCGCACCGAGCGCTTCGTGCCGTGGATCGACGACGTGAAGGACACCTTCACCGACGAGCGCGACATCTCCGGCACGCCCACGGTGCACATCGACGGCAAGAACTCCGAGGCGCGCACGCCGCAGGAGCTGCAGGCCGCGATCACCGAGGCGTCCAAGTCCTGA
- a CDS encoding ComF family protein yields MDRWWQGAADLVLGACCPLCEAPGGRVCRRCAASLPPEPVHVAAGDLEVVAAGVHAGPRRDAVLAWKLRAASGLDPLLAHHLAAAVLTLVGDAEAVTLVPVPSTRRSRRERGRDLVADLAVAAARDLTGIGLHGSARRCLRLVRQTADQHALGREERALNLARSMRATALPTGPVVVVDDIVTTGSTVREAVRALASRGDVEVLGAAALVVAEQGGPAVAGHPVDGLRSR; encoded by the coding sequence ATGGACCGGTGGTGGCAGGGGGCGGCCGACCTCGTGCTCGGGGCGTGCTGTCCGCTGTGCGAGGCGCCCGGAGGACGCGTCTGCCGCCGGTGCGCCGCGAGCCTGCCGCCCGAGCCCGTCCACGTCGCCGCCGGTGACCTCGAGGTGGTCGCCGCGGGCGTCCACGCGGGACCGCGCCGCGATGCCGTGCTGGCCTGGAAGCTCCGCGCCGCCTCGGGCCTCGACCCGCTCCTGGCCCACCACCTCGCCGCCGCCGTGCTGACGCTCGTGGGCGACGCCGAGGCGGTCACACTCGTGCCGGTGCCGTCGACCCGGCGCTCACGCCGCGAGCGAGGGCGCGACCTCGTGGCCGACCTGGCCGTCGCGGCGGCCCGCGACCTGACGGGGATCGGGCTGCACGGCTCGGCCCGGCGGTGCCTGCGGCTCGTGCGCCAGACCGCCGACCAGCACGCGCTGGGACGCGAGGAGCGCGCCCTCAACCTGGCCCGGAGCATGCGCGCGACGGCGCTCCCGACCGGCCCCGTGGTCGTCGTGGATGACATCGTCACGACCGGCTCCACGGTGCGCGAGGCGGTCCGCGCCCTGGCGTCCCGGGGCGATGTCGAGGTGCTCGGCGCGGCAGCTCTCGTGGTCGCCGAGCAGGGCGGTCCAGCGGTGGCGGGTCACCCCGTGGACGGGCTACGGTCGAGGTGA
- a CDS encoding DsbA family protein, with translation MTNDRKARAARAEQARVERERAARRQRLTITTAAVVGALVLVAAVAWGISSLGGDDAADGPVVEPRGLTEGGVQHPGTPARGAPVVEVYEDFLCSHCADFEDEHGAYLTDLAEQGQIALRFVPMTILDGTADTGPAHDAMNAAFCVTDRQGAEAFWAMKPALFAAGFATGDAEPTQRALAAIARDVGVPDIESCLEDGTFVPWLNEVREQARERGVTGTPSVFVDGTKLEDPATVRSAVEDALAS, from the coding sequence GTGACGAACGACCGCAAGGCCCGTGCCGCTCGTGCCGAGCAGGCGCGGGTCGAGCGCGAGCGGGCCGCGCGTCGCCAGCGCCTCACGATCACGACCGCAGCCGTGGTGGGCGCGCTCGTGCTGGTCGCCGCCGTGGCGTGGGGGATCTCCTCGCTCGGCGGCGACGACGCGGCCGACGGCCCGGTGGTCGAGCCGCGGGGGCTCACCGAGGGTGGGGTGCAGCACCCCGGCACCCCGGCCCGCGGCGCGCCCGTGGTGGAGGTCTACGAGGACTTCCTCTGCTCGCACTGCGCCGACTTCGAGGACGAGCACGGTGCCTACCTGACCGACCTCGCGGAGCAGGGCCAGATCGCGCTGCGCTTCGTGCCGATGACGATCCTCGACGGCACGGCCGACACCGGCCCGGCGCACGACGCCATGAACGCGGCGTTCTGCGTCACCGACCGTCAGGGCGCCGAGGCCTTCTGGGCGATGAAGCCGGCGCTGTTCGCCGCCGGCTTCGCCACCGGGGACGCCGAGCCCACGCAGCGGGCGCTCGCGGCGATCGCCCGCGACGTCGGCGTGCCGGACATCGAGTCGTGCCTCGAGGACGGCACGTTCGTGCCGTGGCTCAACGAGGTGCGCGAGCAGGCCCGCGAGCGTGGCGTCACCGGCACGCCGTCGGTCTTCGTCGACGGCACGAAGCTCGAGGACCCGGCGACCGTGCGCTCGGCCGTCGAGGACGCGCTCGCGTCCTGA
- the mtrB gene encoding MtrAB system histidine kinase MtrB codes for MGRLVGLWRRSLRTRVVINTLLLSTAVIMIVGWALLRDVAGGLADNRRDAAIAEARAGLEQAQSQLDAAVDSEPARQSPALTQLVDSLAATRGENRAYELVLQGPLAEGGDAPVRASGSVGIDEVPSSLAERVGSDQGTFWTFSELSPFGAGDDVPVVTVGGRVTAPGSNDQYALYYVFSMADQQETLDLVRTALLAGAGVLLVMVTLVSFLVARQVVEPVRLARRIAERFAAGNLEQRMHVKGEDDIARLSTSFNQMAESLQSQIRRLENLSRLQQRFVSDVSHELRTPLTTVQMAGQVLYEARPTFDPQTARAAELLHTEVGRFEALLSDLLDLSRFDAGAATLELDPVDLTAVARAAAADEALTRAGIEGRALGVAVPAIVDADIRRVDRMVRNLIVNAARYSRSQRVEVVVSQAPDRVSLAVRDHGVGMDTEEVRRVFDRFWRGDPARSQGGTGLGLAIAREDAALHGGTLEVWSRKGEGTEFILTLPREAGERVWSPVTKSVYA; via the coding sequence ATGGGCCGACTCGTCGGGCTGTGGCGCCGTTCGCTGCGCACGCGAGTCGTCATCAACACCCTGCTGCTGAGCACGGCGGTCATCATGATCGTCGGCTGGGCGCTGCTGCGTGACGTCGCCGGCGGCCTGGCCGACAACCGGCGCGACGCGGCCATCGCGGAGGCGCGCGCGGGACTCGAGCAGGCGCAGTCCCAGCTCGACGCGGCGGTCGACAGCGAGCCCGCCCGCCAGTCGCCGGCGCTGACCCAGCTGGTCGACTCCCTCGCCGCCACCCGCGGGGAGAACCGGGCCTACGAGCTCGTCCTGCAGGGCCCGCTGGCCGAGGGCGGCGACGCCCCCGTGCGGGCCTCGGGCAGCGTCGGCATCGACGAGGTGCCGTCCTCGCTCGCGGAGCGCGTCGGCTCCGACCAGGGCACCTTCTGGACCTTCTCCGAGCTCTCGCCCTTCGGCGCGGGCGACGACGTCCCGGTAGTCACCGTGGGAGGGCGCGTCACGGCGCCGGGCTCCAACGACCAGTACGCGCTCTACTACGTCTTCTCGATGGCCGACCAGCAGGAGACGCTCGACCTCGTGCGGACGGCGCTGCTCGCCGGCGCGGGCGTGCTGCTGGTGATGGTCACGCTCGTGTCGTTCCTCGTCGCGCGCCAGGTGGTCGAACCGGTGCGTCTGGCCCGCCGCATCGCCGAGCGCTTTGCCGCCGGCAACCTCGAGCAGCGCATGCACGTCAAGGGCGAGGACGACATCGCCCGACTGAGCACCTCGTTCAACCAGATGGCCGAGAGCCTGCAGAGCCAGATCCGCCGGCTGGAGAACCTCTCGCGCCTCCAGCAGCGCTTCGTCTCCGACGTCTCGCACGAGCTGCGCACCCCGCTCACCACCGTGCAGATGGCCGGTCAGGTGCTCTACGAGGCGCGCCCGACGTTCGACCCGCAGACCGCCCGGGCGGCCGAGCTGCTGCACACCGAGGTCGGCCGCTTCGAGGCGCTGCTGTCGGACCTGCTCGACCTCAGCCGCTTCGACGCCGGTGCGGCCACGCTCGAGCTCGACCCCGTCGACCTCACCGCCGTGGCCCGGGCGGCCGCCGCCGACGAGGCGCTGACCCGCGCCGGGATCGAGGGGCGCGCCCTCGGGGTCGCCGTGCCGGCGATCGTCGACGCCGACATCCGCCGCGTCGACCGCATGGTGCGCAACCTCATCGTCAACGCCGCCCGGTACAGCCGGTCCCAGCGGGTCGAGGTCGTCGTGTCGCAGGCCCCGGACCGTGTCTCGCTCGCGGTGCGCGATCACGGCGTGGGCATGGACACCGAGGAGGTGCGCCGCGTCTTCGACCGGTTCTGGCGGGGCGATCCGGCCCGCTCGCAGGGTGGCACGGGACTCGGACTGGCGATCGCGCGCGAGGACGCCGCGCTGCACGGCGGGACCCTCGAGGTCTGGTCGCGCAAGGGCGAGGGCACCGAGTTCATCCTGACGCTCCCGCGCGAGGCGGGGGAGCGCGTGTGGTCGCCCGTCACGAAGTCGGTGTACGCATGA
- a CDS encoding amphi-Trp domain-containing protein yields MSDLFELDQTQRLRREEAAARLHALADALARHNSVEFEKNGHRITVDVPDEVELTVEVEIGEDNEIEVELRW; encoded by the coding sequence ATGAGCGACCTGTTCGAGCTCGACCAGACCCAGCGCCTGCGTCGCGAGGAGGCCGCCGCGCGGCTGCACGCCCTCGCCGACGCCCTCGCGCGCCACAACTCCGTGGAGTTCGAGAAGAACGGGCACCGCATCACGGTCGACGTGCCCGACGAGGTCGAGCTGACCGTCGAGGTCGAGATCGGCGAGGACAACGAGATCGAGGTCGAGCTGCGCTGGTGA
- a CDS encoding PrsW family intramembrane metalloprotease, giving the protein MTTTEVQAALPAEDDPLRQRGRKLLVIAVWIAGVVGAGGAVFFASTSGSVAGASLALVYALIPLPVALAAYWWLDRVEPEPFRYKAAAFVWGAVIAVAIALPMEIGMSRLGMSEDWLIALGAPVAEELAKGLFVVLTLVRLRRIIDGVLDGLIVSGLVALGFAAMENVGYYAASYLGFDEVPYSGTEMATATFVVRGLFSPFAHPLFASAIGIAMGLAVHRSSRAQRWGLLALGYLASVALHALWNGSIVVGGGVGFLLAYVVLACLLLGLGITAVVLRMRQLDVLARALGDMARRGWIHPAEVPWLVRFARRRQARTFATQYGPLHAEAVERYQRLATEAAFLHDAVMTGRAKPAGPDRTYALLDRMWHLRPFLRFPPALPPGVR; this is encoded by the coding sequence GTGACGACGACCGAGGTGCAGGCCGCCCTCCCCGCCGAGGACGACCCCCTGCGCCAGCGTGGTCGCAAGCTGCTCGTGATCGCCGTCTGGATCGCCGGTGTCGTGGGTGCGGGCGGAGCGGTGTTCTTCGCCTCCACGTCGGGCTCGGTGGCCGGCGCCTCGCTGGCGCTGGTCTACGCGCTGATTCCGCTGCCGGTCGCGCTCGCCGCGTACTGGTGGCTCGACCGGGTCGAGCCCGAGCCGTTCCGCTACAAGGCCGCCGCGTTCGTGTGGGGCGCCGTGATCGCCGTCGCGATCGCGCTGCCGATGGAGATCGGCATGTCCCGCCTCGGGATGAGCGAGGACTGGCTCATCGCGCTGGGCGCGCCGGTGGCCGAGGAGCTCGCCAAGGGCCTGTTCGTCGTGCTCACCCTGGTGCGGCTGCGCCGGATCATCGACGGCGTGCTCGACGGCCTCATCGTCTCGGGCCTCGTCGCGCTGGGCTTCGCCGCGATGGAGAACGTCGGCTACTACGCGGCCAGCTACCTCGGCTTCGACGAGGTCCCGTACTCCGGCACCGAGATGGCCACCGCCACGTTCGTCGTCCGCGGCCTGTTCAGCCCGTTCGCCCACCCGCTGTTCGCCTCGGCGATCGGGATCGCGATGGGACTCGCGGTGCACCGGTCCTCGCGCGCCCAGCGCTGGGGTCTGCTCGCGCTCGGCTACCTGGCCAGCGTCGCGCTGCACGCGCTGTGGAACGGCTCGATCGTCGTCGGAGGGGGCGTCGGCTTCCTGCTGGCGTACGTCGTGCTGGCCTGCCTGCTGCTGGGTCTGGGCATCACCGCCGTCGTCCTGCGGATGCGCCAGCTCGACGTCCTGGCCCGGGCACTCGGCGACATGGCGCGACGCGGCTGGATCCATCCCGCCGAGGTGCCGTGGCTGGTCCGCTTCGCCCGCCGTCGCCAGGCCCGCACGTTCGCCACGCAGTACGGACCCCTGCACGCCGAGGCCGTCGAGCGCTACCAGCGACTCGCCACCGAGGCGGCGTTCCTGCACGACGCGGTCATGACCGGACGGGCCAAGCCCGCAGGGCCCGACCGCACCTACGCGCTGCTCGACCGGATGTGGCACCTGCGCCCGTTCCTGCGCTTCCCTCCGGCGCTGCCGCCGGGCGTCAGATGA
- the ahcY gene encoding adenosylhomocysteinase, producing MDYRVKDLSLAEFGRKEIELAEHEMPGLMAMRERYGDTKPLSGARIAGSLHMTVQTAVLIETLTALGADVRWATCNIFSTQDHAAAAVVVGPNGTVDAPAGTPVFAWKGETLAEYWDEAEKVFAFTDEQGAECGPNVLLDDGGDITMLLHLGVEYEKAGAVPPQDSTDNEEFKEVLRVLARSLETKPQYWTTIAKDIKGVSEETTTGVLRLYERFREGTLLFPAINVNDSVTKSKFDNKYGCRHSLIDGINRATDVMIGGKVAVVCGYGDVGKGSAESLRGQGARVIVTEIDPICALQAAMDGYEVKRLESVVEIADIFVTTTGNFDIIRVEHFEKMKHQAIVGNIGHFDNEIDMAGLAKVPGIVKDEIKPQVHQWIFPDGKKIIVLSEGRLLNLGNATGHPSFVMSNSFTNQVLAQIELFSKADQYELGVHVLPKHLDEEVARLHLDALGVELTELSKAQAEYLGVDVAGPYKSDHYRY from the coding sequence ATGGATTATCGCGTCAAGGACCTGTCCCTCGCCGAGTTCGGCCGCAAGGAGATCGAGCTCGCCGAGCATGAGATGCCGGGCCTCATGGCCATGCGCGAGCGCTACGGCGACACCAAGCCGCTGTCGGGCGCCCGCATCGCCGGCTCGCTGCACATGACGGTGCAGACCGCGGTCCTGATCGAGACCCTCACCGCGCTCGGCGCCGACGTCCGCTGGGCCACCTGCAACATCTTCTCCACCCAGGACCACGCCGCCGCCGCGGTCGTCGTCGGCCCGAACGGCACCGTCGACGCGCCGGCCGGCACGCCGGTCTTCGCGTGGAAGGGCGAGACCCTCGCCGAGTACTGGGACGAGGCCGAGAAGGTCTTCGCCTTCACTGATGAGCAGGGTGCGGAGTGCGGACCGAACGTCCTGCTCGACGACGGCGGCGACATCACGATGCTGCTGCACCTGGGCGTGGAGTACGAGAAGGCCGGCGCCGTCCCGCCGCAGGACTCCACCGACAACGAGGAGTTCAAGGAGGTGCTGCGCGTCCTGGCCCGCTCGCTGGAGACCAAGCCGCAGTACTGGACCACCATCGCGAAGGACATCAAGGGCGTCTCGGAGGAGACCACCACCGGCGTCCTGCGCCTCTACGAGCGCTTCCGCGAGGGCACGCTGCTCTTCCCGGCGATCAACGTCAACGACTCGGTCACCAAGAGCAAGTTCGACAACAAGTACGGCTGCCGCCACTCGCTGATCGACGGCATCAACCGCGCCACCGACGTCATGATCGGCGGCAAGGTCGCGGTCGTGTGCGGCTACGGCGACGTGGGCAAGGGCTCGGCCGAGTCCCTGCGCGGCCAGGGCGCCCGCGTCATCGTCACCGAGATCGACCCGATCTGCGCGCTGCAGGCCGCGATGGACGGCTACGAGGTCAAGCGCCTCGAGTCGGTCGTCGAGATCGCCGACATCTTCGTCACCACGACGGGCAACTTCGACATCATCCGCGTCGAGCACTTCGAGAAGATGAAGCACCAGGCGATCGTCGGCAACATCGGCCACTTCGACAACGAGATCGACATGGCCGGCCTGGCCAAGGTCCCCGGCATCGTCAAGGACGAGATCAAGCCCCAGGTCCACCAGTGGATCTTCCCCGACGGCAAGAAGATCATCGTGCTGTCCGAGGGCCGCCTGCTCAACCTGGGCAACGCCACCGGCCACCCGTCGTTCGTGATGTCGAACTCCTTCACGAACCAGGTCCTCGCGCAGATCGAGCTGTTCAGCAAGGCCGACCAGTACGAGCTGGGCGTTCACGTGCTGCCCAAGCACCTCGACGAGGAGGTCGCCCGGCTGCACCTGGACGCCCTCGGCGTCGAGCTCACTGAGCTGTCGAAGGCGCAGGCCGAGTACCTGGGCGTCGACGTGGCCGGTCCGTACAAGTCGGACCACTACCGCTACTGA
- the hpf gene encoding ribosome hibernation-promoting factor, HPF/YfiA family, with the protein MEIVVTGRNSEISERFRSHVTEKLQRIEKFDGRQRINRVEVEVTHEKNPRQHDKAARVEMTLRSRGPVVRVEANSTDQHSALDAAVDKLEKRLRKMGERQIRHRDKHAPASIEEATADLRLAGSPDEDSGEPHVRQVATLEVQGDGPLVVREKDHTSPAMTLDQALYEMELVGHDFFLFVEKDSMKPSVVYRRKGYDYGVIRLSVEG; encoded by the coding sequence ATGGAAATCGTGGTCACCGGACGCAACAGTGAGATCTCGGAGCGGTTCCGCTCCCACGTCACCGAGAAGCTCCAGCGCATCGAGAAGTTCGACGGTCGTCAGCGCATCAACCGCGTCGAGGTCGAGGTGACCCACGAGAAGAACCCGCGCCAGCACGACAAGGCCGCGCGGGTCGAGATGACGCTCCGCTCGCGGGGCCCCGTCGTCCGCGTCGAGGCCAACTCGACCGACCAGCACTCCGCCCTCGACGCCGCCGTCGACAAGCTGGAGAAGCGCCTGCGCAAGATGGGCGAGCGCCAGATCCGCCACCGCGACAAGCACGCGCCGGCGTCGATCGAGGAGGCCACCGCCGACCTGCGGCTGGCCGGATCGCCCGACGAGGACTCCGGAGAGCCCCACGTGCGCCAGGTCGCGACGCTCGAGGTGCAGGGCGACGGCCCGCTCGTCGTGCGCGAGAAGGACCACACCTCGCCGGCCATGACCCTGGACCAGGCGCTCTACGAGATGGAGCTCGTGGGCCACGACTTCTTCCTCTTCGTGGAGAAGGACTCGATGAAGCCGAGCGTGGTCTACCGCCGCAAGGGGTACGACTACGGCGTGATCCGCTTGTCGGTCGAGGGGTGA
- a CDS encoding DUF1801 domain-containing protein, translating into MVEIKTQPTDADVEAFLHAATPARRREDGLRLAELFREVTDTDPVLWGPSMVGYGSYRYVSPANPRTRGNWPKVAFSPRKASLSLYGLKDRPEGAALLPSLGTYTEGAGCVYVKRLDDVDLDVLRRLVAIAWAREDDPEP; encoded by the coding sequence ATGGTCGAGATCAAGACGCAGCCGACCGACGCCGACGTCGAGGCCTTCCTCCACGCCGCCACTCCCGCGCGCCGCCGCGAGGACGGACTGCGGCTGGCCGAGCTCTTCCGCGAGGTCACCGACACCGATCCCGTCCTCTGGGGTCCGTCGATGGTCGGGTACGGCAGCTACCGCTACGTCTCCCCCGCCAACCCGCGCACGCGCGGGAACTGGCCCAAGGTCGCGTTCTCCCCGCGCAAGGCCTCGCTGTCGCTCTACGGGCTGAAGGACCGCCCCGAGGGCGCCGCACTGCTGCCCTCCCTGGGCACCTACACCGAGGGCGCGGGCTGCGTCTACGTCAAGAGGCTCGACGACGTCGACCTCGACGTGCTGCGCCGGCTCGTGGCGATCGCGTGGGC
- the mtrA gene encoding MtrAB system response regulator MtrA: MSQRRPKNDRVLVVDDDASLAEMLTIVLEGEGFRTSVCRTGDGVMEAFEAFKPDVVLLDRMLPGLDGMEVCRQIRELSGVPIVMLTAKGDTRDIVEGLGVGADDYITKPFRNSELIARIRARLRRSDPLGARIEFGGIVLDPQAHTVTRDGRPVSLTPLEFDLLACLISAPEQVFSREALLQKVWGYHHPGDTKLVNVHMTRLRQKIEDDAENPSVIRTVRGVGYQAIEPASH; the protein is encoded by the coding sequence ATGTCGCAACGTCGCCCCAAGAACGATCGGGTGCTCGTCGTCGACGACGACGCGTCGTTGGCGGAGATGCTCACGATCGTCCTCGAGGGCGAGGGCTTCCGGACCTCGGTGTGTCGCACCGGTGACGGCGTGATGGAGGCCTTCGAGGCCTTCAAGCCCGACGTGGTCCTGCTCGACCGGATGCTCCCGGGACTGGACGGCATGGAGGTGTGCCGCCAGATCCGGGAGCTCTCGGGCGTCCCGATCGTCATGCTCACCGCCAAGGGCGACACCCGCGACATCGTCGAGGGGCTCGGCGTCGGCGCCGACGATTACATCACCAAGCCGTTCCGCAACAGCGAGCTGATCGCCCGCATCCGCGCGCGGCTGCGCCGCAGCGACCCGCTCGGCGCGCGGATCGAGTTCGGCGGCATCGTGCTCGATCCCCAGGCGCACACGGTCACGCGCGACGGCCGGCCCGTGTCGCTGACCCCGCTGGAGTTCGATCTGCTGGCGTGCCTGATCTCCGCGCCCGAGCAGGTCTTCAGCCGTGAGGCACTGCTGCAGAAGGTGTGGGGCTACCACCATCCGGGTGACACCAAGCTGGTGAACGTCCACATGACCCGGCTGCGCCAGAAGATCGAGGACGACGCCGAGAACCCGAGCGTCATCCGCACGGTCCGGGGCGTCGGCTACCAGGCCATCGAGCCGGCGTCGCACTGA
- a CDS encoding GerMN domain-containing protein: MTRRSVGLVLALAVAVLTGCAGIPTSGPVERVEDEVGLGESTVRYTPSGPIPGMTETQVVRGFLDAMLAYPVTHRVAAEYLTPTAAQRWRPGASTTVYSSVEAFSASVGSTRVELGTEVRLDEQGSLTPAEGTERLRFALERIDGQWRIANPPDGVLVSRDWFEDYVRAFDLFFLDASGRHLVPVPVHEVVGDQLATSLMTSLALGPPPEPPGLTTAVPPEGELRASVPVVGGVAQVDFARRVGDLSTSTQKRLSAQVAWTLRQVPVVTDVQITGDGTVVAPTGDLVQDARGWASYGPDKSRRWVHVTAGDIVHQVGPRAQQPVPGAWGRTDGGATAVAVGEELAVGVWTDRARVTTARGGRPLDLTGDRFVRPAVDIDSMGWLVDRQDGRARVRVHDGESLTLVPSPGLPVLSSFAISPDGARYAATSGGRLLLGGVERREGRVVGLTEPEQLPTQAAAREVAWVDGTRVAHLGPRGTQVRSVRIDGTGAVDAWPGGGQLLPGIDPVALVATPAARSDLYLLDTEGGVWVLDRTRWVQLDLPAARGIA, encoded by the coding sequence ATGACGCGCCGCTCCGTGGGCCTCGTGCTCGCCCTCGCCGTCGCCGTGCTGACGGGGTGCGCCGGCATCCCCACGTCGGGTCCGGTCGAGCGCGTCGAGGACGAGGTCGGTCTCGGCGAGAGCACGGTCCGGTACACGCCGTCGGGGCCGATCCCGGGCATGACCGAGACGCAGGTCGTGCGCGGCTTCCTCGACGCGATGCTGGCCTACCCGGTCACGCACCGCGTCGCCGCGGAGTACCTCACGCCCACCGCCGCCCAGCGCTGGCGTCCGGGCGCCAGCACCACCGTCTACTCCTCCGTCGAGGCGTTCTCCGCGTCGGTCGGGTCCACCCGGGTCGAGCTCGGCACCGAGGTGCGCCTCGACGAGCAGGGCTCCCTGACGCCCGCCGAGGGCACCGAGCGGCTGCGGTTCGCGCTCGAGCGGATCGACGGGCAGTGGCGCATCGCGAACCCGCCCGACGGCGTGCTCGTCAGCCGGGACTGGTTCGAGGACTACGTGCGCGCCTTCGACCTGTTCTTCCTCGACGCGTCGGGCCGTCACCTGGTGCCCGTGCCGGTCCACGAGGTCGTCGGCGACCAGCTCGCGACCTCGCTCATGACCAGCCTCGCGCTCGGTCCGCCACCCGAACCTCCGGGACTCACCACCGCCGTCCCGCCCGAGGGCGAGCTGCGGGCCTCGGTGCCGGTCGTCGGCGGAGTGGCGCAGGTCGACTTCGCCCGGCGGGTCGGCGACCTCTCCACCTCGACGCAGAAGCGTCTCTCGGCCCAGGTCGCGTGGACGCTGCGGCAGGTCCCGGTGGTCACGGACGTCCAGATCACCGGCGACGGCACGGTCGTCGCGCCCACCGGCGACCTCGTGCAGGACGCCCGTGGCTGGGCCTCGTACGGCCCCGACAAGTCGCGGCGATGGGTGCACGTGACGGCGGGCGACATCGTCCACCAGGTCGGCCCGCGGGCGCAGCAGCCGGTGCCGGGCGCGTGGGGCCGCACCGACGGCGGAGCCACGGCCGTGGCCGTCGGCGAGGAGCTGGCGGTCGGCGTCTGGACCGATCGCGCCCGCGTCACCACCGCCCGGGGCGGGCGGCCGCTCGACCTCACGGGCGACCGCTTCGTGCGCCCCGCGGTCGACATCGACTCGATGGGCTGGCTCGTCGACCGCCAGGACGGTCGGGCGCGCGTCCGCGTGCACGACGGCGAGTCCCTGACGCTCGTCCCGAGCCCCGGCCTCCCGGTCCTCTCGTCCTTCGCGATCTCGCCCGACGGAGCGCGCTACGCGGCCACGTCGGGCGGGCGTCTGCTGCTCGGCGGGGTGGAGCGGCGCGAGGGCCGCGTGGTCGGTCTGACCGAGCCGGAGCAGCTGCCCACGCAGGCCGCCGCCCGCGAGGTCGCCTGGGTCGACGGCACGCGCGTCGCGCACCTCGGGCCGCGGGGCACGCAGGTCCGCTCGGTGCGCATCGACGGCACGGGCGCCGTGGACGCCTGGCCCGGGGGAGGGCAGCTGCTGCCCGGCATCGACCCGGTCGCCCTCGTCGCGACCCCGGCCGCTCGGTCCGACCTCTACCTGCTGGACACCGAGGGCGGCGTCTGGGTGCTCGACCGCACGCGGTGGGTGCAGCTGGACCTGCCCGCCGCCCGCGGCATCGCCTGA
- the orn gene encoding oligoribonuclease, whose translation MNDKLVWIDCEMTGLSIQDDALVEIAALVTDYDLNILGDGVDLIIKPPQAALDQMNEVVTQMHTTSGLLDELQHGITVREAEEQVLEYVRQYAKEPRKTPLAGNSIGTDRAFLARDMVELEDWLHYRVIDVSSIKELARHWFPRAYFAAPEKGGAHRALADIRESIDELRYYRRTVFTPDPGIDSESARAIAAEIAGTTPSE comes from the coding sequence GTGAACGACAAGCTGGTGTGGATCGACTGCGAGATGACGGGTCTGTCGATCCAGGACGACGCCCTGGTCGAGATCGCGGCCCTGGTCACCGACTACGACCTCAACATCCTCGGCGACGGCGTCGACCTCATCATCAAGCCCCCGCAGGCGGCGCTCGACCAGATGAACGAGGTCGTCACGCAGATGCACACGACCTCGGGCCTGCTCGACGAGCTGCAGCACGGCATCACGGTGCGCGAGGCCGAGGAGCAGGTGCTCGAGTACGTGCGCCAGTACGCCAAGGAGCCGCGGAAGACCCCGCTCGCCGGCAACTCCATCGGCACCGATCGCGCCTTCCTGGCCCGCGACATGGTCGAGCTCGAGGACTGGCTGCACTACCGCGTCATCGACGTCTCCTCCATCAAGGAGCTGGCCCGCCACTGGTTCCCGCGCGCCTACTTCGCCGCCCCGGAGAAGGGCGGCGCCCACCGCGCGCTGGCCGACATCCGCGAGAGCATCGACGAGCTGCGCTACTACCGCCGCACGGTCTTCACGCCCGATCCGGGCATCGACAGCGAGTCGGCGCGCGCCATCGCCGCCGAGATCGCCGGGACCACCCCCTCGGAGTAG